A single genomic interval of Pyrus communis chromosome 7, drPyrComm1.1, whole genome shotgun sequence harbors:
- the LOC137739375 gene encoding transcription initiation factor IIB-like, with the protein MEIEFCVDCREPREVVIDHQSGDTVCTDCGLVLGDHCVDVTPKRRKFHDQNPGEDRSRVGASLDTLLDNGVLTTCISKDRKQDKKKDNVDGIAPPSNQLNNAVSNPQKSLAKATKYLESMACWLDKHGLPDQVLHDAEALYKKAVDKKIRSGRKFCRGRKFEVMVAACLFLACQENNNSRTPKEIAKAANGPSRKEINKMVKVLEKELEIRVRV; encoded by the coding sequence ATGGAAATTGAGTTCTGTGTGGATTGCAGGGAACCCAGAGAAGTTGTGATCGACCACCAGTCGGGTGACACAGTCTGCACCGACTGTGGTTTGGTTCTTGGAGACCACTGCGTCGACGTCACCCCCAAGCGGCGAAAGTTTCATGATCAGAACCCCGGGGAAGACCGAAGTCGCGTGGGCGCTTCCTTGGATACTTTGCTGGACAATGGTGTTCTTACCACTTGTATCTCCAAAGACAGGAAGCAAGACAAGAAGAAGGATAATGTCGATGGCATTGCTCCTCCTAGTAACCAGTTGAACAACGCCGTGTCAAACCCCCAAAAATCTCTCGCAAAAGCTACCAAATACCTCGAATCCATGGCTTGTTGGCTAGACAAACATGGCCTTCCCGATCAGGTTCTACATGATGCCGAAGCGTTATACAAGAAGGCCGTTGATAAGAAGATTCGTAGTGGGAGAAAGTTTTGTAGGGGGAGAAAGTTTGAGGTTATGGTGGCCGCTTGCCTCTTTCTTGCTTGCCAAGAAAACAATAACTCGCGAACACCCAAGGAAATCGCCAAGGCTGCCAACGGACCTTCTaggaaagaaattaacaaaatggTAAAAGTCTTGGAGAAAGAGCTAGAGATCCGTGTTAGAGTTTGA